Proteins encoded within one genomic window of Mya arenaria isolate MELC-2E11 chromosome 13, ASM2691426v1:
- the LOC128213592 gene encoding serine/arginine-rich splicing factor 11-like isoform X1, which translates to MADKIDTRIVQVSNIAPNATRDQMKTLFSYLGRIDEMKMYPTESSNIQVTAKVCYVKYDDDTSVGVALHLANTVFIDRALVVVPCMEDEIPDEQSALQRAPQAVAGMLPGQPTWPTNVISQLQSVGGSQVIITNDPRLTALGLSQYPPLPSNTDPGKIEEIRRTVYVSNLDPAVTGEQIMSFFTQVGEIKYVRMGGEDVEGGKCAYIEFTDQRSIATALTYNGVMFQSRPLSVAHSTSAIEKPKTKMQEAAQREIDEAMKKVKEAQSLITAAADSGDLNIDKAVSRLASSFGRSHSRSRSRSRRHKSRSRSRKRSRSRSRRRSRSRRSRSRHRSRSRRRSRSHSKRKRTKSKSPEKSAIAAVVASVGFPESLVPIVPMLGPTGLKKPGPGMPGGPGTGLRRKRSRSSTPPRRRRSRSRSRSRRRRSRSRSRRRRSRSRKRSKSRTRRSRSRRRSRSRRRSRSKRRRSRSGSRKRRSGSRAGSKEKSSKKSSADTKDKSSSRKSSAVARDKSSSKKSSVDTKDKDSPKKSSEDTKDKDSSKKSSVDTKDKDSPKKSSVDTKDKDSSKKSSVKTKDKDSSKKRSPSRGRSRSRSRDRRRRSRSKSKGRKTTKSRHRSRSGSRRRRSRSRKKSRSRSGSRHRSSRKDKKKERDRSRERDKKKKHKEKDRDRDEKKENKVDIVKRDYDEEEQILYEDVDKEKKAKASDSTDDERDSGEEDAQSDAGRSSRGQSEAGDRNGRASEPKPPGISDDEYEERRLKPRKPRSEEDEMEPDRGDSPDTREQDMDMSD; encoded by the exons ATGGCGGACAAAATTGATACACGTATCGTTCAGGTTTCAAACATCGCACCGAACGCTACTCGTGATCAGATGAAAACTTTGTTTAGCTATTTAGGCAGAATCGATGAAATGAAGATGTACCCAACAGA GTCCAGTAACATCCAGGTGACGGCCAAGGTGTGTTATGTGAAATATGATGACGACACAAGCGTTGGAGTGGCACTACATCTCGCGAATACAGTCTTCATTGACAGGGCTCTTGTTGTTGTTCCCTGCATGGAAG ATGAGATACCAGATGAACAGTCAGCTCTACAGCGTGCTCCGCAGGCAGTTGCTGGCATGCTACCTGGTCAGCCTACCTGGCCTACCAACGTCATCAGCCAG CTTCAGAGTGTCGGAGGTAGCCAGGTGATTATCACCAACGATCCGCGCCTTACGGCCCTTGGACTCTCTCAGTACCCTCCCTTGCCCAGTAACACCGACCCCGGCAAGATTGAGGAGATCAGACGTACTGTGTATGTCAGCAATCTGGATCCTGCA GTGACTGGAGAACAGATAATGTCGTTCTTTACCCAAGTGGGTGAGATTAAGTATGTCCGTATGGGCGGGGAAGATGTAGAAGGAGGGAAGTGTGCGTACATTGAGTTTACAGACCAACGATCCATCGCCACTGCTCTCACGTATAATGGCGTCATGTTCCAGAGTAGACCCCTGAG TGTTGCCCACTCAACGTCTGCCATTGAGAAACCGAAGACCAAGATGCAGGAGGCAGCCCAGCGTGAGATTGATGAGGCCATGAAGAAAGTGAAAGAAGCTCAGTCACTTATAACAGCCGCTGCCGACTCAG GTGATTTGAACATAGATAAGGCGGTTTCAAGATTGGCGTCAA GTTTTGGTAGAAgtcattcaaggtcaaggtcaagatctCGCAGGCATAAAAGTCGATCTCGCTCACGTAAGCGTAGTCGTTCCAGGTCTCGTCGCAGGTCTAGGTCACGAAGATCGCGATCTcgtcataggtcaaggtcaaggagacgttcaaggtcacactctAAAAGGAAGAGGACAAAGTCAAA GTCTCCAGAAAAGTCTGCCATAGCTGCGGTGGTCGCATCAGTTGG CTTCCCAGAAAGTTTGGTGCCAATAGTGCCAATGCTTGG ACCAACAGGGTTGAAAAAGCCAGGGCCAGG AATGCCAGGCGGACCAGGCACAGGG CTAAGGAGGAAGCGCTCCAGATCTTCAACTCCACCGCGTCGTAGAAGATCAAGGTCACGCTCCAGGTCACGGAGACGCAgatctaggtcaaggtcacgacGCAGAAGGTCAAGATCTAG GAAGAGGTCAAAGAGTCGAACCAGAAGATCAAG GAGCCGACGTCGTAGTCGTTCCCGTCGTAGGTCCAGGTCCAAACGCAGGCGTTCTCGCAGCGGGTCTCGTAAACGGCGCTCTGGCAG TCGAGCTGGGTCTAAAGAAAAGTCTTCTAAGAAGAG TTCTGCCGATACTAAAGACAAGAGCTCTTCAAGAAAgag TTCTGCTGTTGCAAGAGACAAGAGCTCTTCAAAAAAGAG TTCTGTGGATACAAAAGACAAGGACTCTCCAAAAAAGAG TTCTGAGGATACAAAAGACAAGGACTCTTCAAAAAAGAG TTCTGTGGATACAAAAGACAAGGACTCTCCAAAAAAGAG TTCTGTGGATACAAAAGACAAGGACTCTTCAAAAAAGAG TTCTGTGAAAACAAAAGACAAGGACTCTTCAAAAAAGAG GTCACCAAGCAGAGGCCGAAGTCGCAGTCGGTCGAGAGACAGAAGAAGGCGATCTCGTAGCAAAAGCAAGGG ACGTAAAACCACAAAGAGTCGCCACCGAAGTCGCAGTGGATCTCGCCggcgaaggtcaaggtcacgtaAGAAGTCAAGGTCACGCAGTGGCTCCAGACATAG ATCCTCCCGTAAGGATAAAAAGAAGGAGCGCGACCGCAGTCGAGAGCGTGACAAGAAGAAGAAACATAAGGAGAAAGACCGAGACAGGGACGAGAAGAAGGAAAATAAGGTGGATATC GTTAAGCGTGATTACGACGAAGAGGAACAAATCTTGTACGAAGACGTTGACAAAGAAAAGAAAGCCAAGGCGTCGGACAGTACAGATGATGAACGGGATAGCGGCGAAGAAGATGCCCAAAGCGATGCTGGTCGCAGCAGTCGGGGCCAGAGTGAGGCTGGGGATAGAAATGGGCGAGCCTCGGAGCCCAAGCCCCCAGGCATCTCGGATGATGAGTATGAGGAAAGGAGGCTGAAACCACGTAAACCACGAAGTGAGGAGGACGAAATGGAGCCCGATCGTGGGGATTCACCTGATACGAGGGAACAGGATATGGACATGAGTGACTAG
- the LOC128213592 gene encoding probable splicing factor, arginine/serine-rich 7 isoform X17 — protein MADKIDTRIVQVSNIAPNATRDQMKTLFSYLGRIDEMKMYPTESSNIQVTAKVCYVKYDDDTSVGVALHLANTVFIDRALVVVPCMEDEIPDEQSALQRAPQAVAGMLPGQPTWPTNVISQLQSVGGSQVIITNDPRLTALGLSQYPPLPSNTDPGKIEEIRRTVYVSNLDPAVTGEQIMSFFTQVGEIKYVRMGGEDVEGGKCAYIEFTDQRSIATALTYNGVMFQSRPLSVAHSTSAIEKPKTKMQEAAQREIDEAMKKVKEAQSLITAAADSGDLNIDKAVSRLASSFGRSHSRSRSRSRRHKSRSRSRKRSRSRSRRRSRSRRSRSRHRSRSRRRSRSHSKRKRTKSKSPEKSAIAAVVASVGFPESLVPIVPMLGPTGLKKPGPGMPGGPGTGLRRKRSRSSTPPRRRRSRSRSRSRRRRSRSRSRRRRSRSRKRSKSRTRRSRSRRRSRSRRRSRSKRRRSRSGSRKRRSGRSPSRGRSRSRSRDRRRRSRSKSKGRKTTKSRHRSRSGSRRRRSRSRKKSRSRSGSRHRSSRKDKKKERDRSRERDKKKKHKEKDRDRDEKKENKVDIVKRDYDEEEQILYEDVDKEKKAKASDSTDDERDSGEEDAQSDAGRSSRGQSEAGDRNGRASEPKPPGISDDEYEERRLKPRKPRSEEDEMEPDRGDSPDTREQDMDMSD, from the exons ATGGCGGACAAAATTGATACACGTATCGTTCAGGTTTCAAACATCGCACCGAACGCTACTCGTGATCAGATGAAAACTTTGTTTAGCTATTTAGGCAGAATCGATGAAATGAAGATGTACCCAACAGA GTCCAGTAACATCCAGGTGACGGCCAAGGTGTGTTATGTGAAATATGATGACGACACAAGCGTTGGAGTGGCACTACATCTCGCGAATACAGTCTTCATTGACAGGGCTCTTGTTGTTGTTCCCTGCATGGAAG ATGAGATACCAGATGAACAGTCAGCTCTACAGCGTGCTCCGCAGGCAGTTGCTGGCATGCTACCTGGTCAGCCTACCTGGCCTACCAACGTCATCAGCCAG CTTCAGAGTGTCGGAGGTAGCCAGGTGATTATCACCAACGATCCGCGCCTTACGGCCCTTGGACTCTCTCAGTACCCTCCCTTGCCCAGTAACACCGACCCCGGCAAGATTGAGGAGATCAGACGTACTGTGTATGTCAGCAATCTGGATCCTGCA GTGACTGGAGAACAGATAATGTCGTTCTTTACCCAAGTGGGTGAGATTAAGTATGTCCGTATGGGCGGGGAAGATGTAGAAGGAGGGAAGTGTGCGTACATTGAGTTTACAGACCAACGATCCATCGCCACTGCTCTCACGTATAATGGCGTCATGTTCCAGAGTAGACCCCTGAG TGTTGCCCACTCAACGTCTGCCATTGAGAAACCGAAGACCAAGATGCAGGAGGCAGCCCAGCGTGAGATTGATGAGGCCATGAAGAAAGTGAAAGAAGCTCAGTCACTTATAACAGCCGCTGCCGACTCAG GTGATTTGAACATAGATAAGGCGGTTTCAAGATTGGCGTCAA GTTTTGGTAGAAgtcattcaaggtcaaggtcaagatctCGCAGGCATAAAAGTCGATCTCGCTCACGTAAGCGTAGTCGTTCCAGGTCTCGTCGCAGGTCTAGGTCACGAAGATCGCGATCTcgtcataggtcaaggtcaaggagacgttcaaggtcacactctAAAAGGAAGAGGACAAAGTCAAA GTCTCCAGAAAAGTCTGCCATAGCTGCGGTGGTCGCATCAGTTGG CTTCCCAGAAAGTTTGGTGCCAATAGTGCCAATGCTTGG ACCAACAGGGTTGAAAAAGCCAGGGCCAGG AATGCCAGGCGGACCAGGCACAGGG CTAAGGAGGAAGCGCTCCAGATCTTCAACTCCACCGCGTCGTAGAAGATCAAGGTCACGCTCCAGGTCACGGAGACGCAgatctaggtcaaggtcacgacGCAGAAGGTCAAGATCTAG GAAGAGGTCAAAGAGTCGAACCAGAAGATCAAG GAGCCGACGTCGTAGTCGTTCCCGTCGTAGGTCCAGGTCCAAACGCAGGCGTTCTCGCAGCGGGTCTCGTAAACGGCGCTCTGGCAG GTCACCAAGCAGAGGCCGAAGTCGCAGTCGGTCGAGAGACAGAAGAAGGCGATCTCGTAGCAAAAGCAAGGG ACGTAAAACCACAAAGAGTCGCCACCGAAGTCGCAGTGGATCTCGCCggcgaaggtcaaggtcacgtaAGAAGTCAAGGTCACGCAGTGGCTCCAGACATAG ATCCTCCCGTAAGGATAAAAAGAAGGAGCGCGACCGCAGTCGAGAGCGTGACAAGAAGAAGAAACATAAGGAGAAAGACCGAGACAGGGACGAGAAGAAGGAAAATAAGGTGGATATC GTTAAGCGTGATTACGACGAAGAGGAACAAATCTTGTACGAAGACGTTGACAAAGAAAAGAAAGCCAAGGCGTCGGACAGTACAGATGATGAACGGGATAGCGGCGAAGAAGATGCCCAAAGCGATGCTGGTCGCAGCAGTCGGGGCCAGAGTGAGGCTGGGGATAGAAATGGGCGAGCCTCGGAGCCCAAGCCCCCAGGCATCTCGGATGATGAGTATGAGGAAAGGAGGCTGAAACCACGTAAACCACGAAGTGAGGAGGACGAAATGGAGCCCGATCGTGGGGATTCACCTGATACGAGGGAACAGGATATGGACATGAGTGACTAG